ACGTTGATGTTTTAGAGCAAAGAACGCATCAACATGAAATAGTGTTGCATAATGATGATGTAAACACGTTTGATCATGTAATTGATTCTTTAATAGATGTCTGCGATCATACGTTAGTACAAGCAGAACAGTGTGCCACTTTGGTGCATTATAAAGGGAAATGCACCGTTAAATCGGGTGAATATAAAGATTTAGAACCAAGATGTTCTAAATTATTGCAACTAGGTTTATCTGCAGAATTGGTATAACTATGGAAAATGTTTTTAAATATTACGAGTTTTCACCATTCTTTTTAGATACATCAGATACTTTTTCTGGTAACCAAATTAGTTTTACAGAATTAAATGAAACTCATTTTTTAATTTTTGAAAAAAATGGAGTTTCTTATAATTTATACGTTTCAAGATATCAGCAGAAAAAAGATGTTGGTACAAAATCACCAGAAATCTTAGAATTATTAGTAGAAAACTACGATAAGAGCATTCCTGCTCATCGCCTAATGATTAAGCAATATCTTCATTAATCTACCTCTCGTCGAAATTAAATACCAAAAAGCCTAATTTATTTTTTATTTGCAGTGACTTTTGAAACAAATGTGAGTCATATAGATAAGAGATGTTATAAAGATGGTTAAAAAAAATGTAGTATTATTTGTAGTATTATTTTTTGTTCTCCCAACAATAGGATTTGCACAAGCAGGCGGACCTCCTTCTATAGGACCTCCATCGCCTCCAGGTTTACCTATAGATGGTATAACAGGTGTGTTGTTTTTAATAGGATTAATATATGGGTCTGTAAAGATCTTTAAAGATAGTAGTAGTTAGTTTTTATACTAAGTTTGGTTAGACGAAAAGGCCTTGAATTTTATTCAAGGTCTTTTTTATGCGTAAAGTTAGAAGTGCTACGATTATTGGCTTGATTACCTAATAGTCTTAAATTGATAAAAGTAGGTAAATAAAAAAAAAGTAATTTCCAAATCACTCAAAAGCACTAGTTTTAGAGCTGAAGATGTTAGGGTGCAAAGAAACTTAATAGTTTTAAATAGAAGCAAATTATCGTGGAGATTAAAATTTGGTGATACTAGGACGTTTTCTGATGTTATTAATAGGATGATTAGAAGTAGAATCTTATAAAGTTAGTTGTTAAGTTGAATTTTGGTTGTTAGAAGCGTTCTTTAATGTTGTTCTGGTATTTTAATTTTTTTGAGCTATAAAAGGTAAAATTATCGCTCATTTTTTAAGTGTATTTGAACTACATAATATAGCTGATTGCAAATAAAAACGGGAAAAGGTTCTTACAAAAATACCCCAATTTTACGTTTAATAAATAATGGACTGTTTACCTTTATTGTGATGTTTTTTATGAACTTATAAAATTTATATCAAACTAAATAAAGAAGTAAGATAAAGAATTGGTGTTTCTGTTATCACTTTGTGTAAAGGAATATCAATAAAAAGGTTACAGGGACAATAAAAGTTTACCGTATTGGTAATTATTAATTTAGAAAGAAGTTTTTTGTAGTAATTACCCTAATTATTTAGTAATATAAATATAGTAATGTAAATAATTACTAAGATGTAAGTAAGGCTCTATTATTACCACCGTATAATAAAAATAAAATACTATTCATTTTAAGTCCTACTTTTAATCTTAAAATAGAAAAGGCTTTTGTCATGTGGGCTTCTACTGTTTTGAGGGAGACATTTTTATATTCTGCAATTTCAATATTTGTTAAACCTTCTTCTTTGCTTAAGAGAAATGTTTCTTTACATTTCTTTGGGAGGTTTTGAATCTCTTGTTTAACATCGTCTATTAAATTATCAAATGAAGTATCGTCATCTTCAATGAATGTTAAAATGGTGTCAATATATTTTTTATCCAAAGGGAATATCTTTTTTTGTTTGCGATATTGATCTATAAATTCATTGTAGACAGATTTGTAGAGATAGCTATTAATGGGTAGATCTGTTTTTAGTTTTTCACGATTTGTCCATGTTTTTAAAAAGACATTTTGTACAATGTCTTCTGCCGTATCATGGTCGTGGATTAGTCCATATGCATAAATACACAATTTCTGATGGTAAGTTTCTACCAAAAAAGTATAAGCTCTGGGGGAGCCTTTTTTAAGAGCTTCTATTAATATATTATTGGTTGTGTAAACGTGCATTTATTGTTAAATAGATTGAGAATTGTTAATATTTGTGCAAAATATAAAAAAAAGTTAAAAAAAAGTTAGGGTACTGTTAATTTTGTGCGTTATATATAAAATGATTAAAAATAAAATGAATACTTCTGAAGGCGAAAACTTAATTATAAAATACTTTACCAATCAAATATCTATAGCTGAATTGGAAAAATTAGAGCTTTGGATTAAAGAAGGTAATAATGAAGAGGTGTTTAAAAGTTATGTTAAAGTAAATTTTGCAATTGATTACAGTTTAAAACAATTTAATACACAAAATACAAAAAAACAATTATTAGAAAAAATTAATAAAGATAAAAAGGTTTTTAGAATAAAATCTTATTATCGTGTTAGACTAATTGTAGCTGCTGTGTTAGTTATAGGACTTTTTATAGGAACTTATTTTTTTAAGGACACTGTTTTTTATAACACCTTAAATAAAAATGAGGCGGTCATCAATAAAATAAAAAAGGGAACTGATAAAGCTGTTTTAACTTTAGAAGACGGTACAAGTGTAGCCTTAGAAAAAGGAACAAAATATACAAAGGATAACGTAAAAAGCAACGGAGAAAAAATTATTTACAAGTATAAAGAACAAAAAACACAAGAGATCTTATATAATTATTTAACCGTACCAAGAGGAGGTCAGTTTTTTGTTAGTTTGTCCGACGGTACAAAAGTTTGGCTAAATTCAGCATCAAAATTAAAATATCCAGTTAATTTTATTGAAGGGGAAACTCGAATTGTAGAATTGGTATATGGAGAAGCTTATTTTGAAGTATCATCAAGCATAAACCACAATGGATCTAAATTTAAGGTATTATCTAATTTACAAGAAATAGAAGTTTTAGGTACAGAGTTTAATATTAAAGCATATTCTGATGAAGATTTAATTTATACCACCCTTCTTAAAGGAAGTATTGCGTTGTATAATTTTAATAAAAAAAATATTCTAAAACCTAACGAGCAGGCAGTACTTGATACTAAAAAAAATAGTTTAATTATTTCTACACAAGTTGATGCTTACTCTGAAGTAGTTTGGAAACGTGGTTTGTTTAGTTTTAAAGACAAAACTCTAAAAGAAATAATGAAAGTTCTTTCTAGATGGTATGATGTTGATGTTGTTTTTGAAGATAAAAGCTTAGAAGATGTTAAATTTAAAGGGGTTATAAGTAAAAACCAAAACCTTGCAGATATACTATTATTAATTAAAAAAACTAAATATATAAAGACTTATGAAATAAAAGAAAACACACTAATTTTAAAAAAGTAAAGGGAGCAAAGTATTAGACCGTTCAAAGAAGAAACTTTATCTCCTTTTGTAATTATTAATTAATTAAACCAAAATGATTAAATAACTAAAAACGTACAAATTTATGGAAATTAAATTAACTAATATTCTTTTTTCAGAAGGAAGAAAACTATTACTAATCATCATGAAAACCTTCATTTTATTATTTTGTGCTACGGTTTTTGGTTTTACACCAAATAACGTTTTGTCGCAAAACGCCAAAATTAAAATTGATAAGAATCAAACCATTACTGTTGATGAGGTTTTTGATATCATCATGAAACAAACTGATTATACTTTTATATATCAAGTAGATATGTTTAAGGGTTTTCCAAGCGTAACCTTAAATAAAGGAAAAATTAGGGCTAATGATTTGTTATTAAAGTCCTTAACAAGAGATAAGTTCAATTTCGAATTAACAAATAAAAACACTATAGTTATTACAAACAAACCTAGTAAATCTATAGTTCAAGAACCTATTAAAGGTCAGGTTACTGAAGAAAGCGGAGGTCCTTTACCAGGAGTTACTATTTTAATAAAGAGAAACAAAAGAGGAACGACTACTGATATTGATGGAAATTATAAAATTGCAGCAAATATTGGCGATGTTTTAGTATTTCAATATTTAGGAAAAAAAAATAAAGAAGTAGAAGTAACATCCAAAGAAGCACCTATTAACATTGTATTAAAACCAGATGATGAATCATTAGAAGAAGTTGTGGTTGTTGGTTATGGATCGGTTCGTAAAAAGGATGTTACAGGTTCGGTATCTTCAATCTCTACTGCAGAAATTGCAAATATAACACCAACTACTTTTGAGCAAGCTATTGCAGCCAAAGCACCAGGTGTATTTGTTAAGCAAACAACAGGTCGTCCAGGAGAGGGCATTGTTATAAACATACGTGGTGTTTCTTCTGTTTTAGGGTATAATCAACCATTATACGTAATCGATGGTATCCCTATTGATACGCATCCTAACTATGTAAGTGGTTACTCGTTTGATGCTGGGATTGGAAGTAGAGGAAATCCATTAGCATCTATTGATCCAGATGACATCCAAAGTATCGATATTTTAAAAGATGCATCTTCTGCAGCAATTTATGGTTCTAGAGCTGCAAATGGAGTAGTTATTGTAACTACTAAAAG
The nucleotide sequence above comes from Polaribacter butkevichii. Encoded proteins:
- a CDS encoding ATP-dependent Clp protease adaptor ClpS, yielding MSTKEKIQEDVDVLEQRTHQHEIVLHNDDVNTFDHVIDSLIDVCDHTLVQAEQCATLVHYKGKCTVKSGEYKDLEPRCSKLLQLGLSAELV
- a CDS encoding FecR family protein, which produces MIKNKMNTSEGENLIIKYFTNQISIAELEKLELWIKEGNNEEVFKSYVKVNFAIDYSLKQFNTQNTKKQLLEKINKDKKVFRIKSYYRVRLIVAAVLVIGLFIGTYFFKDTVFYNTLNKNEAVINKIKKGTDKAVLTLEDGTSVALEKGTKYTKDNVKSNGEKIIYKYKEQKTQEILYNYLTVPRGGQFFVSLSDGTKVWLNSASKLKYPVNFIEGETRIVELVYGEAYFEVSSSINHNGSKFKVLSNLQEIEVLGTEFNIKAYSDEDLIYTTLLKGSIALYNFNKKNILKPNEQAVLDTKKNSLIISTQVDAYSEVVWKRGLFSFKDKTLKEIMKVLSRWYDVDVVFEDKSLEDVKFKGVISKNQNLADILLLIKKTKYIKTYEIKENTLILKK
- a CDS encoding RNA polymerase sigma factor, which encodes MHVYTTNNILIEALKKGSPRAYTFLVETYHQKLCIYAYGLIHDHDTAEDIVQNVFLKTWTNREKLKTDLPINSYLYKSVYNEFIDQYRKQKKIFPLDKKYIDTILTFIEDDDTSFDNLIDDVKQEIQNLPKKCKETFLLSKEEGLTNIEIAEYKNVSLKTVEAHMTKAFSILRLKVGLKMNSILFLLYGGNNRALLTS